In Ignavibacteriota bacterium, a single genomic region encodes these proteins:
- a CDS encoding EamA family transporter, which produces MGYVLLFIAVLLNTAANLLFKHAAALPEWTKQKGGLFLLALALGLGNTLLYIKALEKLDLGIAYPLLSASSIVLLAGLSVLFFKEALSLQKILALCTICVGMLMLWRA; this is translated from the coding sequence ATGGGGTATGTTCTTCTGTTCATTGCCGTTCTGCTGAACACCGCGGCGAATCTGCTGTTCAAACACGCCGCTGCGTTACCGGAGTGGACCAAGCAGAAGGGGGGGCTCTTCCTGCTTGCCCTGGCACTCGGTCTGGGGAACACCCTCCTCTATATTAAGGCCCTTGAGAAGCTCGATCTGGGGATCGCGTACCCCCTGTTGAGCGCGAGCAGTATCGTCCTGCTCGCGGGCCTTTCTGTTCTCTTCTTCAAGGAAGCCCTCTCGCTCCAGAAGATCCTCGCGTTGTGCACCATCTGCGTCGGGATGTTGATGCTCTGGCGGGCCTGA
- a CDS encoding T9SS type A sorting domain-containing protein — protein sequence MKRLALMLFLSAVAISTATAQLTITSTVPANDATSVAAATTISITFSAAIDSSILAYPDRGVFTNVDTIQVIGLSPDKRTISYSAHLTPGRAHYIVYYYVKAASGAALTAPHIFYFTTAASFPAPSVSGTVQAGSSGVDPANCLVVLTDGPISGGGKPNLMLGGVSTTGGAFTIPHVANGTYYPVAVKDIDQDGEINPESSGDPFVQGGAFTVADANVTGVLLELARIQPLSFRTACDSATAAAATLPADRSLRRLSCYDPDSLGLSGDWNFEYHIPSRPSGARLRVGPMGCEIDSLDMWTRQSIAQARPLSDLASAAEASTFLTNCENAGGNAFRTQPMGDTIEFSRHLNLGDLRWNEFSYMITDTSKNYWAASYWWGHSNDSMWIQKKVMRFLGDFQTGAILKTTEVRPSDEATVPEQATLTQNYPNPFNPSTMVAFSIPSTQEVTLTVYNLLGERVAVLADGIFARGSYDVQINGAGWPSGVYFCILQTSNAPMVRKMVLMK from the coding sequence ATGAAACGTCTTGCTCTCATGTTGTTCCTCTCCGCCGTCGCGATATCAACCGCGACCGCTCAGCTCACGATCACCAGCACGGTACCCGCGAACGACGCAACCAGCGTGGCCGCGGCGACCACCATCAGCATCACGTTCAGTGCTGCGATCGACAGCAGCATCCTCGCCTATCCGGACCGCGGGGTCTTCACCAATGTCGACACCATACAGGTCATCGGGCTCAGTCCGGACAAACGGACCATTTCGTACTCGGCACACCTGACCCCGGGGCGGGCGCATTATATCGTGTACTACTACGTTAAGGCCGCGAGCGGAGCGGCACTCACGGCGCCACACATCTTCTATTTCACGACAGCGGCATCCTTCCCGGCACCGTCGGTCAGCGGCACCGTGCAGGCAGGATCCAGCGGGGTCGATCCGGCCAATTGTCTGGTCGTCCTGACGGATGGGCCGATCTCCGGCGGGGGGAAACCCAATCTGATGCTAGGCGGCGTAAGCACGACCGGCGGGGCATTCACGATCCCCCACGTTGCCAATGGCACCTACTACCCGGTTGCCGTGAAGGACATCGATCAGGACGGGGAGATCAACCCCGAATCTTCCGGCGACCCGTTCGTTCAGGGAGGTGCATTCACCGTCGCAGACGCAAACGTCACAGGAGTCCTGCTCGAGCTGGCACGGATCCAGCCGCTCTCGTTCCGGACCGCGTGCGACTCCGCCACAGCCGCAGCGGCAACGCTGCCTGCCGATCGTTCGCTGCGCCGGCTAAGCTGTTATGACCCCGATTCTCTTGGCCTCAGCGGCGATTGGAACTTCGAGTATCACATCCCTTCACGTCCGTCAGGCGCGCGTCTGCGGGTAGGCCCGATGGGGTGTGAGATCGATTCTCTTGATATGTGGACCAGACAATCGATCGCACAGGCCCGGCCTCTGTCGGATCTTGCGAGTGCTGCAGAGGCGTCGACGTTTCTCACGAACTGCGAAAACGCCGGTGGCAACGCATTCCGGACCCAGCCCATGGGGGATACGATCGAGTTCAGCCGTCACCTCAACCTCGGCGATCTCCGGTGGAACGAATTCAGCTACATGATCACCGATACTTCAAAGAACTACTGGGCAGCATCGTACTGGTGGGGACACTCGAATGACTCGATGTGGATCCAGAAGAAGGTCATGCGGTTCCTTGGCGATTTCCAGACCGGTGCGATCTTGAAGACCACGGAAGTCCGGCCTTCGGATGAGGCGACCGTCCCGGAACAGGCAACGCTGACGCAGAACTATCCCAATCCGTTCAACCCATCGACGATGGTGGCGTTCAGTATCCCATCCACTCAGGAGGTGACCCTGACCGTGTACAATCTCCTCGGCGAGCGTGTTGCCGTCCTTGCGGATGGGATCTTCGCCCGGGGAAGCTATGATGTACAGATCAACGGGGCAGGCTGGCCGTCGGGTGTCTATTTCTGCATCCTGCAGACGTCCAATGCGCCGATGG
- a CDS encoding PAS domain S-box protein, whose protein sequence is MEKYLPGGPQSPGLLSRRNLYVAVIMGGLGLLTILLGLHFRIPATRILTDPREIFVTIGAALTGPVGGSIVGAMSSLADDPALRVYILTSHLVGCLWIGWTYGRFVYPRRHIVSYLLAWNIVLFVYYYACALPSLLTVWFFYPDIFLRAFPVETTLSGAIWAMYDGFLMEYGLTALTTTVVFLVLPEVFRRPLWSYHARQPLPPTETGHEVRRILGLRLTIWFVLFSLLPLAIAALFVRGNLRTMLMEQRALGEMELVRHCTRAFPTDSAGIDAWDLPQSLMVPDTAWAVLDTSDRCVSAGDRSRIHRPASEHLAVTVLWETRTKDEGFIEDVSTDRLVLYKQIPGRPLRFVLVRSIDDTYAAIRAFEQVSVSRFAAVLAVITVIAGVAIWLIIGAPMRTLALAVQRFGRGDRNVRVDTRFMTDEIQILGRSINEMTENIGILHAGLEQEIRERRTAEHALRASEHKFHQMAELLPQPVFEADVNGRITFANRSSYTTFGYGPEHLSAGITLFDVVSPDEQERARVNFHRVVNGEQQAGVEYMMRRVDGVVFPALVHTGVVQGEHGPIGLRGIVVDITEQKRVAEVLQRALDEKEVLLKEVHHRVKNNLQIISSLLSLQADALNDPRDHALFKESEGRVRSMALIHERLYKSADLARVDFREYVDSLVTTLFFSYQRSGVNPVVDICDARLPLDTAIPCGLIINELVSNALKHAFPDGRTGSVAIGMQDMGNGTLRLEVRDDGIGLQEDLEPDTAKTLGLNLVSILTRQLQGVLKVERDGGSRFSITFVSLVDTPVISDRG, encoded by the coding sequence GTGGAGAAGTACCTTCCCGGGGGGCCCCAGTCACCAGGGCTCCTCTCTCGCAGAAATCTCTACGTCGCGGTCATCATGGGCGGATTGGGGCTGCTCACCATCCTGCTCGGACTGCACTTCCGCATTCCCGCCACAAGGATCCTCACCGATCCGCGTGAGATCTTTGTCACGATCGGTGCCGCCCTGACCGGACCTGTCGGCGGGTCGATCGTCGGAGCCATGTCCAGCCTTGCTGACGATCCGGCCCTGCGCGTGTACATCCTCACATCGCACCTCGTTGGCTGTCTGTGGATCGGTTGGACCTACGGGCGGTTCGTCTACCCACGGCGCCACATCGTCAGCTATCTCCTTGCCTGGAACATCGTCCTCTTCGTCTATTATTATGCGTGTGCGCTGCCGTCACTGCTCACCGTCTGGTTCTTCTATCCGGATATCTTCCTGCGGGCCTTTCCTGTCGAGACGACTCTGTCGGGTGCGATATGGGCGATGTATGATGGTTTTCTTATGGAGTACGGCCTCACGGCACTGACCACAACGGTGGTGTTCCTGGTCTTGCCCGAGGTCTTCCGGCGTCCGCTCTGGTCCTACCATGCCCGGCAGCCGCTGCCGCCGACGGAAACCGGCCATGAGGTGCGCCGGATCCTGGGCCTCCGTCTCACCATCTGGTTCGTCCTCTTCTCGCTGCTCCCCCTTGCCATCGCTGCGCTCTTCGTGCGGGGCAATCTTCGCACGATGCTCATGGAACAACGCGCGCTCGGGGAAATGGAGTTGGTCCGGCATTGCACGCGCGCGTTCCCCACGGATAGTGCCGGGATCGATGCATGGGACCTGCCGCAGTCCCTCATGGTGCCCGATACGGCATGGGCCGTGCTGGACACCAGCGACCGGTGCGTGTCCGCGGGCGACCGTTCGCGGATCCACCGACCGGCAAGCGAGCACCTGGCCGTGACCGTCCTCTGGGAGACACGCACAAAGGATGAGGGCTTCATCGAAGATGTGAGTACCGATCGCCTCGTGCTGTACAAACAGATCCCCGGCCGGCCGCTCCGCTTCGTCCTGGTGCGGTCGATCGATGACACCTATGCGGCCATCCGTGCGTTCGAGCAGGTGTCCGTGAGCCGGTTCGCAGCGGTCCTCGCGGTCATCACCGTGATCGCCGGCGTCGCCATATGGCTGATCATCGGTGCGCCGATGCGTACACTCGCGCTTGCGGTGCAGAGGTTCGGCAGGGGCGACAGGAATGTGCGCGTCGACACCCGCTTCATGACGGATGAGATCCAGATCCTCGGCCGGTCGATCAATGAGATGACCGAGAATATCGGCATCCTGCACGCCGGGCTCGAGCAGGAGATCCGGGAACGCCGGACCGCGGAGCACGCGTTGCGGGCGAGCGAGCACAAATTCCATCAGATGGCAGAGCTGCTCCCTCAGCCGGTCTTCGAGGCCGACGTCAACGGCCGCATCACCTTTGCCAACCGCTCCTCGTACACGACATTCGGCTACGGACCCGAGCATCTCTCTGCCGGGATCACGCTCTTCGATGTGGTTTCCCCGGATGAACAGGAACGCGCCCGCGTGAACTTCCACCGGGTGGTCAACGGTGAACAACAAGCGGGTGTGGAGTACATGATGCGCCGCGTCGATGGTGTCGTCTTCCCCGCTCTCGTCCATACGGGCGTTGTTCAGGGCGAGCATGGTCCCATCGGCCTCCGCGGGATCGTCGTGGATATCACGGAGCAGAAGCGCGTTGCCGAGGTGCTTCAGCGGGCACTCGATGAGAAAGAGGTCCTCCTCAAGGAGGTCCACCACCGCGTCAAGAACAACCTGCAGATCATCTCGAGCCTCCTCAGCCTGCAGGCGGATGCGCTCAACGATCCCCGCGACCACGCCCTCTTCAAGGAGAGTGAAGGGCGCGTCCGCTCCATGGCACTCATCCATGAACGTCTGTACAAATCCGCCGATCTCGCACGCGTGGACTTCCGCGAGTACGTGGATTCGCTGGTCACGACCCTCTTCTTCTCGTATCAACGGTCCGGCGTGAACCCGGTGGTGGATATCTGTGATGCACGGCTACCGTTGGATACGGCGATCCCCTGCGGATTGATCATCAATGAACTGGTGAGCAATGCGCTGAAGCATGCATTCCCCGACGGCCGTACGGGGAGCGTGGCGATCGGGATGCAGGATATGGGGAATGGTACGCTGCGTCTCGAGGTCCGCGACGATGGGATCGGCCTGCAGGAAGATCTCGAGCCCGATACCGCGAAGACCCTCGGGCTGAACCTGGTGAGTATCCTCACCCGCCAACTCCAGGGGGTCTTGAAGGTTGAACGCGACGGCGGCAGCCGTTTTTCCATCACGTTCGTGAGCCTGGTCGATACACCCGTCATCAGCGACAGGGGCTGA
- a CDS encoding PAS domain S-box protein: MNTYPPQQDISDIARLLIDHSRAWVLWLSPEYVIRYASPSARAITGYAHEDFEKDCDLLTRIIHADDRSRFLDHQRQIALSLAPGEITFRIRHFDGSIRWIRHQSEPVFDGDGHFLGTRSDNTDITDQRFYQMMLQSQYDLGQALVSARSLSETLEICLNAAITISGLDSGGIYLLDPVTRNLTLVTHRGLPEDFLHRATHYPAGDPHIAFIMSGKPAYSALVSPGIPDQLRDPMVLLRTLAVVPFTYEGDVIGCMNVASHSLEVIPDEARRALETIASQVGGAIARARLSDTIRQERTNLHALFSTIKDFLFILDEDGNIVFSNPVVSERLGYNEFELYGIHVTMVHPPASRQQAGEIVAAMLAGTRDSCPLELLARDGRTIPVETWVIRGAWNGRPAIFGISRDITDRERKDQEVQHLLKEKNLLLHEVHHRIKNNMTLITSLLSLQASSMTDERAIGALKDAESRVRAMVDIYDKLYRDTDYRAIGLQSYFTSLLNDLSRHYTTSARIRMDHDVDDALLDTRIVFPLGIIITELVTNALKYAFPGDRQGVIEVQLKVDGGTLRLRVADDGIGMESELLDHHAHGFGMQLVGLLAQQISAESTVVAHNGTVFTLIAPMPECAIVAS, encoded by the coding sequence ATGAACACCTATCCTCCGCAGCAGGACATCAGCGACATTGCGCGTTTGCTCATCGATCACTCCCGGGCCTGGGTTCTCTGGCTGTCGCCTGAATATGTCATCCGCTATGCATCGCCATCCGCGAGGGCCATCACCGGTTACGCGCACGAGGACTTTGAGAAGGACTGCGATCTTCTCACGCGCATCATTCATGCGGACGATCGTTCACGATTCCTGGACCACCAGCGCCAGATAGCCTTGTCCCTGGCGCCGGGCGAGATCACGTTCCGCATTCGCCACTTCGATGGCTCGATCCGCTGGATCCGCCACCAGAGCGAACCGGTGTTCGACGGTGACGGCCACTTCCTGGGCACGCGGAGCGACAACACCGACATCACCGATCAGCGCTTCTATCAGATGATGCTGCAGTCGCAGTACGATCTCGGACAAGCCCTCGTGTCCGCACGCAGTCTGAGTGAGACGCTGGAGATCTGCCTCAACGCTGCGATCACCATTTCGGGCCTGGATTCCGGCGGCATCTATCTCCTGGATCCGGTGACGCGGAACCTCACTCTGGTCACCCACAGGGGACTGCCGGAAGACTTCCTTCACAGGGCCACGCACTATCCGGCCGGCGATCCGCACATCGCGTTCATCATGTCGGGCAAGCCTGCCTACTCGGCGCTTGTCTCTCCGGGCATTCCGGACCAACTGCGCGACCCGATGGTCTTGTTGAGGACGCTCGCCGTGGTTCCCTTCACGTACGAAGGAGACGTGATCGGCTGCATGAACGTCGCATCACACTCCCTCGAGGTGATCCCCGACGAAGCCCGGAGGGCGTTGGAGACCATCGCCTCTCAGGTCGGTGGCGCGATCGCGCGTGCCCGTTTGTCCGATACGATCCGGCAGGAGCGCACCAATCTCCACGCTCTGTTCAGCACGATCAAAGACTTCCTCTTCATCCTGGACGAAGATGGCAATATCGTCTTTTCCAATCCGGTCGTGTCCGAGCGCCTCGGGTACAATGAGTTCGAGCTCTACGGTATTCATGTCACGATGGTGCATCCACCCGCGTCGCGCCAACAAGCGGGAGAGATCGTCGCGGCCATGCTCGCCGGCACACGCGATTCCTGCCCGCTGGAGCTCCTGGCACGGGACGGACGCACGATCCCGGTGGAGACCTGGGTGATCCGCGGGGCATGGAATGGCAGGCCGGCGATCTTCGGGATCAGCCGCGATATCACCGACCGTGAACGGAAGGACCAGGAGGTGCAGCATCTGCTCAAGGAGAAGAACCTGCTCCTGCATGAAGTGCACCACCGCATCAAGAACAACATGACGCTCATTACGAGCCTGCTCTCACTCCAGGCCTCGTCCATGACGGATGAGCGGGCGATCGGCGCGCTGAAGGACGCGGAATCCAGGGTACGCGCGATGGTCGACATCTACGACAAACTGTACCGCGACACGGACTATCGTGCGATCGGCCTGCAGTCGTACTTCACATCGCTCCTCAACGATCTCAGCAGGCACTATACAACATCCGCCCGCATCAGGATGGATCACGATGTGGATGATGCGCTCCTCGACACCAGGATCGTCTTCCCTCTTGGCATCATCATCACCGAACTGGTGACGAACGCACTGAAGTATGCCTTTCCTGGAGACCGGCAGGGGGTGATCGAAGTGCAGCTGAAAGTGGATGGCGGAACCCTCAGGTTGAGGGTGGCCGACGACGGGATAGGGATGGAGAGCGAGCTCCTGGATCACCATGCGCACGGTTTCGGCATGCAGCTCGTCGGCCTCCTCGCACAACAGATCTCGGCGGAAAGCACGGTCGTTGCACACAACGGCACCGTCTTCACGCTCATCGCCCCCATGCCCGAATGCGCGATCGTGGCTTCCTGA
- a CDS encoding aminopeptidase P family protein codes for MDHHLIREKAAQASSLVPGTGADCWITYVRESSLNGDPILPYIVGCDLTWHSAFLFGADGSRVAIVGRYDRQMVVDTGAYDRVEVYDTGVRAPLLAELRRLAPRRVALNFSVDSEICDGLTHGMYLDLVDIFRMAECAGEIVGAEPIIAALRQRKTGVEIARMKEAIRHTLEIFALTSGQIRPGATEAGIASFVQAEVERRGLGFAWDRGTCPSVFTGPDTAGAHYGPTGRQVQPGHVVNMDFGVRVDGYVSDIQRSWYVLREGETSPPQAVQHGFATIRASIEAARNEIRPGAQGVNADAAARAVLATAGFAEFPHGLGHQVGRMAHDGLALLGPPWEKYGKKPFVPLEEGMVFTIEPRLTVPGHGVVTIEEMVVVTASGAEYLSDPQTELHVLPGW; via the coding sequence ATGGATCACCATCTTATCCGCGAAAAAGCGGCCCAGGCTTCCTCCCTTGTGCCGGGAACCGGGGCTGATTGTTGGATCACGTACGTCCGTGAGTCATCACTCAATGGCGACCCGATCCTTCCGTACATCGTAGGGTGTGACCTCACCTGGCACAGCGCGTTTCTGTTCGGCGCCGACGGTTCGCGGGTCGCCATCGTCGGGCGGTACGACCGTCAGATGGTCGTGGATACCGGGGCGTACGACCGGGTTGAGGTCTATGACACCGGAGTGCGTGCCCCCCTTCTTGCCGAGCTACGCCGGCTTGCGCCCCGGCGGGTGGCGTTGAACTTCTCGGTGGATTCCGAGATCTGTGACGGACTCACGCATGGGATGTATCTGGACCTCGTCGATATCTTCCGCATGGCGGAATGCGCGGGAGAGATCGTCGGCGCTGAACCGATCATCGCGGCGTTACGGCAACGCAAGACCGGTGTGGAGATCGCGCGCATGAAGGAGGCGATCCGCCACACCCTCGAGATCTTCGCACTCACATCCGGACAGATCCGCCCCGGGGCCACCGAGGCGGGGATCGCATCGTTCGTCCAGGCGGAAGTGGAGCGGCGCGGGCTCGGCTTTGCATGGGACCGCGGCACATGTCCGTCGGTCTTCACCGGGCCCGACACGGCCGGCGCTCATTATGGCCCTACCGGACGGCAGGTGCAGCCGGGGCATGTGGTCAATATGGACTTTGGTGTTCGCGTCGATGGATACGTCTCCGATATTCAGCGCTCCTGGTACGTCCTGCGCGAAGGGGAGACATCTCCTCCGCAGGCTGTGCAGCACGGGTTCGCCACGATCCGCGCATCCATCGAGGCAGCGCGGAACGAGATCCGGCCAGGCGCACAAGGGGTGAACGCAGATGCCGCCGCGCGCGCCGTTCTTGCGACCGCGGGGTTCGCGGAGTTCCCGCATGGCCTCGGCCACCAGGTGGGACGTATGGCGCATGATGGACTGGCGTTGCTTGGCCCGCCCTGGGAGAAATACGGAAAGAAGCCGTTCGTGCCGCTTGAGGAGGGGATGGTGTTCACGATCGAACCGCGCCTGACCGTTCCGGGCCATGGCGTAGTGACGATCGAAGAGATGGTGGTGGTGACGGCCAGCGGGGCCGAGTATCTCTCGGACCCGCAAACGGAACTCCATGTGCTTCCCGGGTGGTAA
- a CDS encoding M20/M25/M40 family metallo-hydrolase — MPVRALFRCALLMLFACPLFAQTFPADDPVIKKIWVEAMDSSALPVLAHQLLDVVGPRLVGTTGMLKAQQWAIDRYAGWGIQAKNEQYGTWRGWERGISHIDLLEPRVRSLEGTMLAFSPSTPEQGTQARLSIIPDVRDSAGFFTWLPSVKGTFVLLSACQPTGRPDKVWEEFATRDSFDSLKALRKRIEENWDLRLKSPGVGTDSLIQILEKAGAAGIITSQWSSGWGTFRIFDVRTRKIPAVTLALEDYSLLYRLAAAGDHPLVRITASSRTLDTQPANNLIATMPGAARGGEYVILSAHFDSWDGASGATDNGTGTLIMMEAMRILRKVYPRPHRTIIAGHWGSEEQGLNGSRAYALDHPEVVEKLQALFNQDNGTGRITSMGAAGLLDAGSHLARWLSRIPAELTRDIKVQFPGMPAGGGTDNASFAPAGAPAFGLGATNWDYFSYTWHTNRDTYDKLVFSDLKNNAALVACLVYLASEDPEFIPRERRVMPDDRKTGAPQAWPAGTVPNRDGRPRVRTRE; from the coding sequence ATGCCCGTGCGCGCTCTTTTCCGTTGTGCTCTTCTCATGCTCTTTGCATGCCCGTTGTTTGCACAAACCTTTCCCGCCGATGATCCGGTCATCAAGAAGATCTGGGTGGAGGCCATGGATTCCTCTGCCCTGCCCGTGCTTGCGCATCAACTTCTGGATGTGGTCGGCCCCCGGCTCGTCGGAACAACGGGCATGCTCAAGGCACAACAATGGGCAATTGACAGATATGCGGGCTGGGGCATCCAGGCGAAGAATGAACAGTATGGCACCTGGCGTGGATGGGAGAGGGGCATTTCCCACATCGACCTGCTCGAACCCCGTGTCCGTTCCCTGGAGGGTACGATGCTGGCTTTCTCTCCCTCCACTCCGGAACAGGGGACCCAGGCAAGGCTTTCCATCATCCCTGACGTTCGCGATTCGGCGGGCTTCTTCACCTGGCTTCCCTCGGTGAAAGGGACGTTCGTGCTCCTCTCGGCCTGCCAGCCCACCGGGCGGCCGGACAAGGTGTGGGAGGAGTTCGCGACCAGGGACTCTTTCGATAGCTTGAAAGCATTGCGCAAAAGGATCGAGGAGAATTGGGATCTCCGGCTCAAGAGTCCGGGTGTCGGGACGGATTCCCTCATCCAGATCCTCGAGAAGGCGGGCGCCGCCGGGATCATCACATCGCAATGGAGTTCCGGATGGGGGACCTTCCGCATCTTCGATGTACGCACCAGGAAGATCCCCGCCGTGACACTTGCGCTGGAAGACTATTCGCTGCTGTACCGTCTCGCGGCCGCGGGCGACCATCCCCTCGTGCGGATCACTGCGTCCTCGCGAACCCTCGACACCCAACCGGCCAATAACCTGATCGCCACGATGCCCGGTGCGGCGCGTGGCGGAGAATATGTGATCCTCTCCGCGCACTTCGATTCCTGGGACGGAGCATCGGGCGCCACGGACAACGGCACAGGCACGCTCATCATGATGGAAGCGATGCGTATCCTCCGGAAGGTCTACCCCCGGCCGCATCGCACGATCATCGCCGGCCATTGGGGGAGCGAGGAGCAGGGACTGAACGGGTCGCGCGCCTATGCTCTCGACCATCCGGAGGTCGTTGAAAAACTGCAGGCGCTGTTCAATCAGGACAACGGGACCGGCCGGATCACATCGATGGGAGCCGCCGGCCTCCTCGATGCCGGAAGCCATCTGGCCCGGTGGTTGTCGCGCATCCCGGCCGAACTCACCCGCGATATCAAGGTGCAGTTCCCCGGCATGCCGGCGGGCGGGGGGACCGACAATGCATCCTTTGCCCCGGCCGGCGCTCCGGCCTTCGGCCTGGGTGCGACGAACTGGGATTACTTTTCGTACACGTGGCACACCAACCGCGATACGTACGATAAGCTGGTGTTCAGTGACCTGAAGAACAATGCAGCGCTGGTCGCATGCCTTGTCTATCTTGCTTCCGAGGACCCGGAATTCATCCCGCGCGAACGCCGCGTGATGCCGGACGACAGGAAGACCGGGGCACCGCAGGCATGGCCGGCGGGAACCGTGCCCAATCGCGATGGCCGTCCGCGCGTACGAACACGCGAGTGA
- a CDS encoding tetratricopeptide repeat protein, whose translation MTSRPAPLWTIRTGILALIMGFPVFAAGAPLPPADGINWTAVHDITLRGIDRFYRLDNDAALRHFDSVAVMAPGDPRGHFFRSMVHFSLYALDRDRRYFELFMKESDRVVDVCERLLDKDEHDANAKFYLGGIHGYRGMAWQTEGSLVKSVKEGREGYGLLEEAVEARPDLYDAQMGFGLFRYLVAKAPRSLHWMLKLMGITPDLDGGLRMLKAASERGTYTRNEAQLYLAQFLFNEQRQDEAFVQLDQLVARYPENTLFLILRASWLQRTGKPEEALADALKAVERNKAHPLRYVEDLACNTLGSLYFARNEFGTARTYYARYIDSLKGPERVWNWTWYRIGASHELSGDRAGAKTFYARVRKSSDPMRPMDAYYYRRAQEQIGRPIAPPEASLLRAANDANSKSHERALGLYQSALDSCHGDVELSGRALLGIMQMHYELKRYQDVIATSGRLFRLSPERELWVLPHGYHKLGQAYARLGRTAEARKAFDMVDEFDDYDFQDQLESRVAGDLKDLPPH comes from the coding sequence ATGACGAGCCGCCCCGCACCGTTGTGGACCATCCGTACCGGCATCCTCGCCCTGATCATGGGGTTCCCGGTGTTCGCTGCGGGCGCACCGTTGCCCCCCGCCGACGGGATCAACTGGACGGCGGTACATGATATAACGCTCCGTGGGATCGATAGGTTCTACCGGCTCGACAACGATGCGGCGCTGCGCCATTTCGATTCGGTGGCCGTCATGGCACCCGGCGATCCCCGCGGACACTTCTTCCGGAGCATGGTGCACTTCTCCCTGTACGCTCTCGACCGGGACCGCCGGTATTTCGAACTCTTCATGAAGGAGTCTGACAGGGTTGTCGATGTGTGTGAGCGGCTGCTGGACAAGGACGAGCACGATGCCAACGCCAAGTTCTACCTTGGCGGCATCCACGGATACCGGGGCATGGCATGGCAGACCGAGGGGTCGCTGGTCAAGTCCGTCAAAGAGGGGCGTGAAGGATACGGCCTTCTCGAGGAGGCAGTAGAAGCGCGGCCCGATCTCTACGATGCACAGATGGGGTTCGGCCTGTTCCGGTACCTGGTGGCCAAAGCACCCCGTTCGCTGCACTGGATGCTGAAACTCATGGGTATCACGCCCGACCTCGACGGTGGGCTGCGGATGCTCAAAGCTGCTTCCGAACGGGGAACGTACACCCGGAACGAAGCACAACTCTACCTTGCGCAGTTCCTGTTCAATGAACAGCGCCAGGACGAAGCGTTCGTGCAGTTGGACCAACTCGTGGCGCGGTATCCTGAGAACACGCTCTTCCTCATCCTCCGCGCAAGCTGGCTGCAACGGACGGGCAAGCCCGAGGAGGCCCTTGCAGACGCCCTGAAGGCCGTGGAGCGGAACAAGGCTCACCCCCTCCGGTATGTGGAGGACCTCGCATGCAACACGCTTGGATCACTCTACTTCGCGCGTAACGAATTCGGCACAGCACGGACCTACTACGCCCGGTACATCGATTCGCTCAAGGGGCCCGAGCGCGTGTGGAACTGGACGTGGTACCGCATCGGGGCATCCCATGAACTCTCCGGCGATCGCGCTGGCGCGAAGACATTCTATGCACGGGTGCGCAAGAGCTCCGATCCGATGCGGCCGATGGATGCGTACTATTACCGTCGCGCCCAGGAGCAGATCGGACGTCCGATCGCTCCTCCCGAGGCATCACTCCTCCGCGCCGCGAACGACGCGAACAGCAAGTCGCATGAACGCGCCCTCGGTCTCTACCAGAGCGCGCTCGATTCCTGTCATGGCGACGTGGAATTGAGCGGCCGGGCGCTGCTCGGCATCATGCAGATGCACTACGAACTCAAACGCTATCAGGATGTGATAGCGACGTCCGGGCGCCTGTTCCGCCTCTCCCCCGAGCGAGAGCTCTGGGTCCTCCCTCACGGATATCATAAACTCGGACAGGCGTACGCCCGTCTCGGCCGCACGGCGGAGGCCCGGAAGGCATTCGACATGGTTGATGAATTCGATGACTACGACTTCCAGGATCAACTTGAATCGCGCGTCGCCGGAGACCTGAAGGATCTGCCCCCGCATTGA